The window TTCGATTAAATACTAAAAGGTCAATACAGGGCATGTGGGTATATGGACGCATAAACAGGAGTGATGCAGACGGGAACTTGACTCTATCAACGATATCTCACATTGTCAATGACGGAAAATAATGCAATCCACTTAATGTAGTAGCAAGCCGAAGTAGGCATCACATTTCACAGGCGTAGTAGGACCATGTAATCACTGAGTGGCAGACATCACATTGCACATGAAGAACTTAGGAGAAAGCTGAGACAGACATCACATTTCACAGGAGGAACTCGTACAGACTAACATTATCTGATAGAACTTGATAAATCGACCACAACTCAAAGGTTTCGCAGAGAGTTTCAGGGGTAGAAGTGACGCATCCAACAGTTATCAATGAAAAACCCCACCAAATAATATCCAGATCATATACAACCCAAGACCAATCAAATAGTTTGTCAGGTTCTGACGGTTGTTGAATCAAGCAACAGACGCTACTGCACCCATTCGCTAGTACATCAAGCTTACCAACTAGTCATCGTCGTCAAAGCGACGCCTCTGAATCTGTTGAACATACAAGAGTTAGCATGGACGGCAAAGGGGGATAAAGCTGACTGCATTTTAGTTGGATAGTTTTCAGATGAAGAGAACTTTGCACCTCGCACGATATGGAATTCTAATGAAGCTTAAGCCTAAACCCACTACTGTGCAAGCAAAGTAGATTTTCTTGAATGTAATGAACTCTCTTTATGCAACTATATGTCTTATGTTAAGAATCGATACAAGGCACAACAAGTAATGATGTACGCACCGTCACTTTGGTTTGTTTGCTTGTGTGGGTGTTGATTTGCTCCAGAAGTGAGATAAGCCTTTCTTCAGACACCTGCAGACAAGCAAATGCAATGTTGTTACAAGCAAGTTCTACCAAATATGTTGATATACGAGAGAAATGTGCTACATATCTATTATGGTATTACCTTTTCAGATATTCCACCAGTTTGTGCAGCTCTCAGCAGAACATCCTCCACTCCTCTTGCTTTATCAGGCTTGACCAAAGCTATGCGGGAGACTGCCAATTTTACAGAGTACAGATGTATTAAATTACATTTTCCGCTTAAATTATGCCACTTCAAAGAGCAGACTCATGCTTATTTCCCAGCCTGGCGTCATCTCTAATTAGAATATTTACTCCCTAAAAGAAAACTACTTGAAGAACCGCAGGAAATTTTCTGAAACACCTAAACGTTTTCCATATTGCTTAGTGGTAGACTGTTAAGTAATTGAACCTCTCAGTTGTTAAGAAAAGCAAGTACTCTGGCTCGAATTATTTGGCTGTAAATAAAAAAACAACCATCATACACAACAGAAATGGCATTAACAGAGAACTTACTTCTTTCTCTAGCTTCAGAAGACAGTATCTGAGCAAGCATCATCTGCCGGCGTTCCTCAGCTTCCCTGGTTGAGTTTGAGATACAAAGTCAGCTCAGTGTCTCCTAAAGCTTCACATGACATAGCGTAAGATGGAGGATAAGATAATCATGGGAATATGGTGGATAATAAGACCATACTGCTTTGCATCTTCCTGAGCCTTTTGTTGCCCTGCATTTTGTGGGCTTGCCTATAATTATGAAGTTAATCATTACATTCCAGTCAGTTAATCAAGAAAATGCACTTTTTTTCAGTACAGATTCAACTTCCACCATGCACTTAAGTAACTTACCGCACCACCACGCTGTCCCATTAGCTCTTGCATTCGCCTCTGCCTAATGGCCTCCAACTCTGGGTCATGGTCAGCCTACCAAGAAAAATATCGGTTTCAATAGATGGTATGTATTAGACGAATATAACAGTACCACAATTAAAACATACCAATGCACCCAGCTGGTCTAGATTCCACATGGGATTAAGCTTGCATGCAAATTTCAACAGTATATATACTTTGTCCGAAAACAGTAAATTGAAGAGCTGATTCCTATGAAGAAATCCGCGTGTATTATCAGACGAAGTGCCACTGGTGGCACAAACAACACTGCCGGAATCAAGATGCTGCGATGCACTTCTAGGCCAGCCAATTGGGTTCCAGGAACACAAAGCAGTCCCAGGTGGTGCTGTGACCATCAATTTGCCGCCCCTTCATTCGCTTGACAAAAATACACGCCAACAAGCAAACAAGTATGGCCCCTAAGGAGAACTCAATGCCTAAATTAGCATGCCGACAAATCCTTGTCTGCTCCTTACTCACTTCCTATTCGAAGTAGCAAGCAAAATCACAGGAGGCCAGCCAATGGGACTCGTGTTGTAACCGTCAATTTACCGCCCCTTCACTCGCTTGACAAAAATACATGCTGACAAGCAAACAAGTATGGCCCCTATGGATAACTCGACGCCGAAATTAGCGCGCCGACAAACCCTTGTCGGCTCCTCACTCACTTCCTAATCGGAGTAGCAAGCAAAATCACAGGAGCTCAGATATATCCACCGTTCTGCCTATACTGCGAGCACTTGCCATACGTACTACACAGGCTTCCTCGGCCTACCAAAACCAGCATCAGCTCAATCTGCCCGACACACCACCCACCGGCCAAGACATCAAAGCAACCGCACCACGTCAACACTGGAAGACGCAGCATACAAGGCCAACCGAGCCAACCAGTCAACAACCCACAGATCGCCGAAAACACCTAAGAACCCTAAGATTTAAGCGCGCGCTACAGGCCGAGATCGCCACACAGCCAACGAATCACAGGAAGCGAACCGCGGATCTTACCATCGCGCCCCTGGTGCACAGGGCCGGGatcgcctcgccgtcgtcctcgccGCGGCGCAGTGGATCCGCGGCGATGGGGTGGGGAGTGGCCGAGTGGGGAGATGGAATCCAGCCGAGCCGCCCTCCTCTGCTTTTCCCCCGTGGACACAACGCAACCCTTCTATAAAAAAAAAAACCCCGCAACCCTGGCTTTTCCATGCGCCGCACACCGTCAGCTGTCCGATCGGTTAGGGCGTTTCTCAACCGTCCGATCGGAACATTGGGGATCGCATTTCCGGCCCAGGATATATGCGCCGAGGCGGCcctccctctcgagctcctctccacccTCGCATCCAGCGCACGGCACACGCGGCGCGACATAGacagagacagagagagagagagagggggagggaggaaGCGGCGAGGGTTTCGGCGGGCGAGATGGAGAACGGCGAGGAGACCTTCGTGTCCCCGACGGCGGCCGCGGCGGACTTCGGCTTCGGCTTCGGCCCGGCGCTCACCAACGGCGAGGGCCACGCCAAGGCCTACGACCCGGAGGAGATGGACGCGCTCCGCGCGGCCAAGCGCGACCTGGAGGAGAAGCTGGCCGAGGTGCGCCACGAGAACGGCTTCCTCTCCGCGGAGGCCGCCCGCCTCGAGGCGCTGGTGACCGGGGCCCGCGAGgacatcgccgccgccgaccgcgcCGCCGCCAAGGCCGAGGGCGAGGCCGCGGGGCTGCGCGCCGAGGTCAAGCGCCTCCAGGGCCTCCTCGACAGCTCCGACCGCGACGCCGACCGCCCCCGGGGCGCCGGCGGGGACCTGGCCACCGCGCACCAGGAGAAGCTCGCACTCGAGGAGGAGATCAAGGCCCTCAaggcctccgccgccgccgctgccgcagACAAGGAGGAGGCTGCTGCCGCTCCCTCGGCCAAGGAAGGGCTGGCGGCGCCTCACGGGAAGGtggccgcagccgcagccgctgGAGCCGCCGCCACTGCAGCCATCACGGTGGTTCTCCTCAACCTCAAGAGGTAATCTGGTGCTCCTAATCCACGCGCCGGAAGTTTTTGCTCTGCTGCTATGTATGGCTCGTACGAGACTGGATAATCCTTTTCTGTCGGTGGCGCTGTTATTACTGGACTGGTAGTGTTATGGATTTACGTTCTGCTGGTTAGTAGCCTGATGAATCTGCAGAGTTGGGCACTTATATCGCGAGCCCTTATGTTTACGCACTTTGCCTTGCCATGGTAATAATATGTGAAGACTACGTGAGCCACCTGTTGCTGCTATTATGCTGCTGCATCTAATTTCTGTTCTTATCACTTCATTGGTTATTGTTCTGCATTCTGGGATTGTTGTGCTGTTGGCAGCGTTTATGTGAAATTGCTGTGATTGGAAATACGGTAGAGGACATGGTGAGTATTGACATATTGGTTGATCACTCGTGTTATCCACAACTGCTATGGCGTAAACATAGACTAGTAGCATGAAAGGACAGTTACTGAATTTACCAGTATTGAGATGATGATAATCAGTGGCAACTCTGCCTTAGGGGGAGGCGAAGCAGAATGATCCATTCTGTTCCTTGTGTTCTCTGATTGTTGTGCCGTCAGCAGCTTTTTATGTGATAAAATTGCGGTGATTGGAAATAGTGGAATGCTTGCTGAAATCTGAACATGAGAAACCATCTGTTTATTGCTGGGGATAAATCCATAGCATGTTTTCCTCCTATCTAAGTCCTGTTACCACTTCACTAGCCATTCTCTGTTCCTTGCATTCTGTCGTTGATGTGCCATCAGCAGCTGTTTATGTGATGAAATTGTCGTGATTGAAAATATAATCCATCGAGTGCGTTTTCTCCTATCCCTGACCTGACAGTTTTGAGCATATAGCTGCTCGTGAGCAAGTTATTTCAGCTGTTCATGGCAATGTGGTTTGTGACATTTGTCGCTGATCTTTTTGACTGCCATATTTTAATTGTGAACCTGAGTGAGATATTGATTGTTTGCATGTTTTGGGTTTTCATTCATAATTTCTGGGCTGAAATGCTTGCTGTGTGCTGGTGATGCTTTGTTACTTGTCTAGAGAGCTGCTGGATTATATTGCTAGTTTGATCAGTGTTTCGCAATGAACTTGTATACCTGGAGTAGTCTGCAGAATTATGGCTTCATGACTGTATGATCTTACAGGAAGTAGAGTATTGGCCTATAAATATGTTTGTTTCTCCCCTTTATTCTTCTGTTCTTTGCGTTCTGCTCATTGTGCTTTACTTTTTATGCAATGAAATTGCTGTGATTGCAATTTTTTTGGAGTGCTTTGCTGAGTGTGAGAGACCGGCCAGAACCACTTGTAGCGGGAGGCGTCCTATATTACATTTGAACACAGTTTACAGATAGGATTTAGAAATCCTTTACATGGAAAAGTTTCCTACTCCAACTTTGAAAGTATAGGACATTGAGAAGCCACTATGAGCTGAATTACACCAGTTGAAGGTAGGGTTGCtgttcaaattcagcttcatacTATGCTGGGCGCAGACGCGCAGTTGTGAACCAGCCCATTCAATTCTCTGGAGTCATCGAGGTTTTGAAAGAAAACGGCTATAGATGAGACCTGATCTTCCATTGGCCAGGGTTGGCTCTAATGTCCATGTTGGCTGCTGGCAATTTTTCCTGCGAAGAGGAGGGCCATTGCCTCAGCCTGTAGAGTGTAGAGGGGAACCTGCATTTTCATTGTGGCCTGGGAGGTCAGAAGATCAGCTCTGGAGCTACCATCATTCAAGCTGGAGAGGAATTCCAAGCCCTGTTATATTGGACCTGCAGAGTTGGTTCGGTTAAGATCTTGCAAATGTTTTAATCGGTCTTAGTTGAGGAGCCCCTTAATTGCTGCCTATGTTTAGTTTGAGCCCTGTCTATTCAGTTGGTTCCGATCGTTAAATATCAATAGTTTTGATGTTGGAAATATAGAAATCTACAAAGAATAGTGACTCGAGGAAACCCTCAGAAATCAACTCTCCTTTTGTTTCTTGATGATGAATGAGAACCCAATGAAGTCAGGATTAGCTTTAGAAATAGTATCGCAAAGGCATTGAATTTTTTCAGGTTGGCCAAGACCCTTGATATTCCAAATGAGACCTATCATAATCAAGAGATTTTGAAAGGGTGGGACAAGCCACAAGGCTTAA is drawn from Aegilops tauschii subsp. strangulata cultivar AL8/78 chromosome 1, Aet v6.0, whole genome shotgun sequence and contains these coding sequences:
- the LOC109781480 gene encoding uncharacterized protein; the encoded protein is MEKPGLRGFFFYRRVALCPRGKSRGGRLGWIPSPHSATPHPIAADPLRRGEDDGEAIPALCTRGAMADHDPELEAIRQRRMQELMGQRGGAASPQNAGQQKAQEDAKQEAEERRQMMLAQILSSEARERISRIALVKPDKARGVEDVLLRAAQTGGISEKVSEERLISLLEQINTHTSKQTKVTIQRRRFDDDD
- the LOC109781482 gene encoding uncharacterized protein — translated: MENGEETFVSPTAAAADFGFGFGPALTNGEGHAKAYDPEEMDALRAAKRDLEEKLAEVRHENGFLSAEAARLEALVTGAREDIAAADRAAAKAEGEAAGLRAEVKRLQGLLDSSDRDADRPRGAGGDLATAHQEKLALEEEIKALKASAAAAAADKEEAAAAPSAKEGLAAPHGKVAAAAAAGAAATAAITVVLLNLKR